One genomic window of Salvelinus sp. IW2-2015 unplaced genomic scaffold, ASM291031v2 Un_scaffold1251, whole genome shotgun sequence includes the following:
- the LOC112070178 gene encoding uncharacterized protein isoform X1: protein MMVKRRAFPLLIASALAVMVYYAIFTLPRSQPGNHQHLYPHHISDQSITPVNDTKHFMVGAYKEHRVKGSSVRIISIFRRDSVQPLYCVFYCGTHWANGMKAEVQMHSDHFGFRFVTTDVLCPNLPDCNPSHVTLATQADAXLAQXQTFLRIQNLVKREEEEFQFNFTVCWSNLFGDYNNVLQVTQTLEMYKLLGVQHVVVYNTSCGSELDRLLQIYTHDGFVEVVPWPIDKYMNPSRGWQPSEHGGDIHYYGQLTTLNDCVYRHMYQSRYVLLNDIDEIIAPYQHQTLPQMMDVLQRQNQKAEVFLIENHIFPKSQFEPSGRFERPRWRNVPGINIMEHIYREEPDYRISHPSKMIVRPRAVEQTSVHSVLRNFGQTVKVLPNMCRIIHVRVPLRGELTKEELHEDKRVWDYERQLVPNVDKALEQAGLLIEGRRKE from the exons ATGATGGTGAAGAGGCGTGCGTTCCCTCTACTGATAGCTTCTGCTCTGGCAGTCATGGTCTACTACGCCATCTTCACATTGCCCAG GTCACAGCCAGGCAACCACCAGCATCTCTATCCGCACCACATCTCTGACCAGTCCATCACGCCTGTCAACGACACCAAACACTTCATGGTGGGGGCCTACAAGGAACATCGTGTGAAGGGAAGCTCCGTACGCATCATCAGTATCTTCAGACGAgactcagtccagcctctgtaCTGTGTGTTCTACTGTGGGACTCACTGGGCTAATGGAATGAAGGCTGAAGTCCAGATGCACTCGGATCACTTTG GTTTCCGCTTCGTGACGACCGACGTCCTTTGTCCGAATCTTCCCGACTGCAACCCGTCACATGTGACCCTCGCCACACAAGCTGACGCCRARCTCGCTCAGAASCAAACCTTCCTCCGCATCCAGAACCTTGTgaaaagggaggaagaggagtttcAGTTCAACTTCACTGTCTGTTGGTCCAATTTATTTGGCGATTATAACAACGTGCTTCAGGTCACCCAGACTCTGGAGATGTACAA GTTGTTGGGAGTGCAGCATGTTGTGGTGTATAACACCAGCTGTGGATCAGAGCTGGATAGACTGCTACAGATTTACACACACGACGGCTTTGTGGAG GTGGTGCCCTGGCCTATCGACAAATACATGAACCCGTCCCGCGGGTGGCAGCCCAGTGAACATGGAGGGGACATCCACTACTATGGCCAGTTGACCACTCTGAATGACTGTGTCTACAGACACATGTATCAGTCACGCTATGTACTGCTGAACGACATAGATGAGATTATAGCTCCGTACCAGCATCAAACCCTGCCCCAGATGATGGATGTACTTCAGAGGCAAAACCAAAAG GCCGAAGTGTTCCTCATAGAGAACCACATCTTCCCTAAGTCCCAGTTTGAGCCCAGTGGAAGGTTTGAACGGCCCCGCTGGAGAAATGTTCCAGGGATCAACATCATGGAGCACATCTACAGAGAGGAGCCAGACTATCGCATCTCCCACCCCTCCAAGATGATAGTACGGCCCAG GGCAGTGGAGCAGACGTCGGTCCACTCTGTGCTGCGTAACTTCGGGCAGACGGTGAAGGTTCTTCCTAACATGTGTCGTATCATCCATGTCAGAGTTCCCCTACGAGGAGAACTGACCAAGGAGGAGCTGCATGAAGACAAGAGAGTCTGGGACTACGAGAGACAACTGGTGCCTAATGTAGATAAAGCACTGGAGCAAGCAGGACTACTAAtcgaaggaaggaggaaggagtag
- the LOC112070178 gene encoding uncharacterized protein isoform X2 yields MMVKRRAFPLLIASALAVMVYYAIFTLPRSQPGNHQHLYPHHISDQSITPVNDTKHFMVGAYKEHRVKGSSVRIISIFRRDSVQPLYCVFYCGTHWANGMKAEVQMHSDHFGFRFVTTDVLCPNLPDCNPSHVTLATQADAXLAQXQTFLRIQNLVKREEEEFQFNFTVCWSNLFGDYNNVLQVTQTLEMYKLLGVQHVVVYNTSCGSELDRLLQIYTHDGFVEVVPWPIDKYMNPSRGWQPSEHGGDIHYYGQLTTLNDCVYRHMYQSRYVLLNDIDEIIAPYQHQTLPQMMDVLQRQNQKAEVFLIENHIFPKSQFEPSGRFERPRWRNVPGINIMEHIYREEPDYRISHPSKMIGSGADVGPLCAA; encoded by the exons ATGATGGTGAAGAGGCGTGCGTTCCCTCTACTGATAGCTTCTGCTCTGGCAGTCATGGTCTACTACGCCATCTTCACATTGCCCAG GTCACAGCCAGGCAACCACCAGCATCTCTATCCGCACCACATCTCTGACCAGTCCATCACGCCTGTCAACGACACCAAACACTTCATGGTGGGGGCCTACAAGGAACATCGTGTGAAGGGAAGCTCCGTACGCATCATCAGTATCTTCAGACGAgactcagtccagcctctgtaCTGTGTGTTCTACTGTGGGACTCACTGGGCTAATGGAATGAAGGCTGAAGTCCAGATGCACTCGGATCACTTTG GTTTCCGCTTCGTGACGACCGACGTCCTTTGTCCGAATCTTCCCGACTGCAACCCGTCACATGTGACCCTCGCCACACAAGCTGACGCCRARCTCGCTCAGAASCAAACCTTCCTCCGCATCCAGAACCTTGTgaaaagggaggaagaggagtttcAGTTCAACTTCACTGTCTGTTGGTCCAATTTATTTGGCGATTATAACAACGTGCTTCAGGTCACCCAGACTCTGGAGATGTACAA GTTGTTGGGAGTGCAGCATGTTGTGGTGTATAACACCAGCTGTGGATCAGAGCTGGATAGACTGCTACAGATTTACACACACGACGGCTTTGTGGAG GTGGTGCCCTGGCCTATCGACAAATACATGAACCCGTCCCGCGGGTGGCAGCCCAGTGAACATGGAGGGGACATCCACTACTATGGCCAGTTGACCACTCTGAATGACTGTGTCTACAGACACATGTATCAGTCACGCTATGTACTGCTGAACGACATAGATGAGATTATAGCTCCGTACCAGCATCAAACCCTGCCCCAGATGATGGATGTACTTCAGAGGCAAAACCAAAAG GCCGAAGTGTTCCTCATAGAGAACCACATCTTCCCTAAGTCCCAGTTTGAGCCCAGTGGAAGGTTTGAACGGCCCCGCTGGAGAAATGTTCCAGGGATCAACATCATGGAGCACATCTACAGAGAGGAGCCAGACTATCGCATCTCCCACCCCTCCAAGATGATA GGCAGTGGAGCAGACGTCGGTCCACTCTGTGCTGCGTAA